A stretch of Canis lupus familiaris isolate Mischka breed German Shepherd chromosome 11, alternate assembly UU_Cfam_GSD_1.0, whole genome shotgun sequence DNA encodes these proteins:
- the CER1 gene encoding cerberus, with product MCLVLLLLLVLLPLGKAAQQRDGRQTQSSVSPVILERNRRELPIGNHEEAEEKPDLFVAVPHLVGAGEGQRQREKMLSRFGRLWKKPERNLHPSQDLVSEHFPPGTHALTQPKDGMQMEKSPLREEAKKFWHHFMFRMSPASQGIILPIKSHEVHQETCRTVPFGQTITHEDCEKVVVQNNLCFGKCGSVRFPGAAQHPHTFCSHCSPAKFTTMHLQLNCTGFVPVVKVVMLVKECQCKMKTEHEHGHLLQAGSHAELHAQDPFIPGFST from the exons ATGTGTCTGGTCTTACTTCTGCTGCTGGTGCTCCTGCCTCTAGGGAAGGCTGCACAGCAGAGGGATGGCCGACAAACTCAGAGCTCTGTTTCCCCTGTGATCCTAGAAAGGAATCGCAGGGAACTCCCCATTGGCAACCACGAGGAAGCTGAGGAGAAGCCAGATCTTTTTGTTGCGGTGCCACACCTCGTAGGTGCAGGAGAaggccagaggcagagagagaagatgtTGTCCAGGTTTGGCAGGCTCTGGAAGAAGCCTGAGCGAAACTTGCACCCATCCCAGGACTTGGTCAGTGAGCACTTCCCACCTGGGACCCATGCCCTCACTCAGCCAAAAGATGGGATGCAAATGGAGAAATCTCCTCTTCGGGAAGAGGCCAAGAAATTCTGGCACCACTTCATGTTCAGAATGAGTCCAGCTTCTCAGGGGATCATCCTGCCCATCAAAAGCCATGAAGTGCATCAGGAGACCTGTAGGACAGTGCCCTTCGGCCAG ACGATCACCCATGAAGACTGTGAAAAAGTAGTTGTACAGAACAATCTTTGCTTTGGGAAATGTGGGTCTGTTCGTTTTCCTGGAGCTGCACAGCACCCCCACACCTTCTGCTCCCACTGCTCACCTGCCAAGTTCACCACGATGCACTTGCAGCTGAACTGCACCGGCTTTGTCCCTGTGGTCAAGGTGGTGATGCTAGTGAAGGAATGCCAGTGCAAGATGAAGACTGAGCATGAGCATGGACACCTCCTACAGGCAGGCTCCCACGCAGAACTTCATGCCCAGGATCCCTTCATCCCAGGATTTTCCACTTAA